Proteins encoded by one window of Anopheles maculipalpis chromosome 2RL, idAnoMacuDA_375_x, whole genome shotgun sequence:
- the LOC126557944 gene encoding uncharacterized oxidoreductase dhs-27-like has translation MVLETKSNDLSEEQIIATEPASFVEETDEKVNQIAAEPAIATLSGEPEADGPRELPNFFYTAMDQVASSEGFNTGQYTVEVEDGSSKGDGFVGELFRAHLVEGDRREVYLCKIPPLNEARRQQFGTMAIFEREVLVYNKFLPLMFSYQEEKDVGREDGFFCTPNCYYAHYDGETEEAIIVMDDLRLQDYTMFSKDKAVDYEHARLTMEQLGRYNAVSLAMKRDRPEEFEQFKVLDPMKEMMGPGNPFLQMLQKTGMDAIETLEPHETKERAKMQKLLDNMMADFERFDNYELAEPYAVLGHGDCWINNMMYRYRKGTPEHVILLDWQSARYSSPILDLVYFIFCCTDEEFRRRHYDEMMSVYYNSLATLLEKLGHSPQEIFPRTAFLRQLRQYGRFGLFLAAFVVPMMCTRKEDLLDMDATAEMFRETENVDIAVYTKNTDQSAYRKRMSAVIRDTVRYGYI, from the exons ATGGTGCTAGAAACGAAATCCAACGACTTGTCCGAGGAACAAATAATTGCTACCGAACCGGCTTCTTTCGTTGAAGAAACGGACGAGAAGGTAAATCAAATCGCAGCTGAACCGGCGATCGCTACTCTTTCCGGTGAACCGGAAGCCGATGGTCCACGTGAGCTTCCGAACTTCTTTTACACAGCGATGGATCAGGTGGCCAGTAGTGAAGGATTCAATACCGGTCAGTACACCGTTGAAGTTGAGGATGGTTCCAGCAAAGGTGATGGATTCGTGGGCGAACTGTTCCGAGCTCATCTCGTCGAAGGTGATCGACGGGAGGTGTATCTGTGCAAGATTCCCCCGTTGAACGAAGCACGTCGTCAACAGTTCGGAACGATGGCAATCTTCGAACGGGAAGTGCTCGTGTACAACAAGTTCCTTCCGCTCATGTTCAGCTATCAGGAGGAGAAGGACGTCGGCAGAGAGGATGGCTTCTTCTGCACCCCGAATTGCTACTATGCTCACTACGATGGAGAGACCGAGGAAGCTATTATCGTAATGGATGATCTTCGCCTGCAAGACTACACCATGTTTAGCAAGGATAAGGCAGTCGATTACGAGCACGCCCGGTTAACCATGGAACAGCTGGGTCGCTACAATGCGGTCTCGCTGGCAATGAAGCGTGACCGGCCAGAAGAGTTCGAACAGTTCAAGGTGCTTGATCCGATGAAGGAGATGATGGGTCCAGGTAATCCCTTCCTCCAGATGCTCCAGAAAACGGGAATGGACGCTATCGAAACGCTCGAACCGCATGAAACGAAGGAACGAGCCAAAATGCAGAAACTGCTTGACAATATGATGGCAGATTTCGAACGGTTCGATAACTACGAGCTTGCGGAACCGTACGCTGTACTCGGCCACGGTGACTGCTGGATCAACAACATGATGTATCGGTACAGG AAAGGAACACCAGAGCACGTCATACTGCTCGATTGGCAATCGGCCAGGTATTCGTCGCCCATACTCGATCTGGTGTACTTCATCTTCTGCTGTACGGATGAAGAGTTTCGCCGACGTCACTACGACGAGATGATGAGCGTGTACTACAACTCACTCGCAACGTTGCTCGAAAAGCTTGGCCACAGTCCGCAGGAAATCTTTCCACGAACAGCCTTCCTGCGGCAGTTGCGTCAGTACGGACGGTTCGGGCTGTTCTTGGCTGCGTTTGTCGTGCCGATGATGTGTACGCGCAAGGAGGATCTGCTCGATATGGACGCAACGGCTGAAATGTTTCGCGAAACGGAAAACGTCGACATTGCTGTCTACACGAAGAACACAGATCAGAGCGCTTATCGTAAGCGGATGAGTGCGGTGATACGGGACACCGTACGGTACGGTTACATTTGA
- the LOC126558039 gene encoding uncharacterized protein LOC126558039: protein MADQSSSTPSTETNGHGDTVANGVEDQVPELPEYLYAALNQLAPKEGFTEGNYSIALDFGSSKGDGFVGQMFKATISEGNRSEVYLCKIPPLDDDRREQFSSMTAFAREVLVYDRFIPTIYEYQRQKGVLTEEEGFFHTPRCYYAHCDEVAQESVIIMEDLRLRDFQLWNKHKIIDYDHAALFMEHLGRLHAISLAMKRDRPEQFEQFKLPNPFDPMLKADGPFRNMILSQLQMVIDALNEQDTVERAKMEQLKEEVFDELLRCGTAELAEPYAVVGHGDCWTNNMMFRYEDGKVRDIIFFDWQVMRYVTPVQDIVYFIFCCTDEEFRRKYYHEMIDIYYRSLSTMLAKLQHDVGEVFPRSVFDEQLRVFGRYGILMGMFLVPMMCTRNEELPDIEALAHKMAESQQLNESFFKTTESNQEAYETRIRGVVKDCIRFGYF from the exons ATGGCAGATCAGTCCAGTTCGACCCCTAGCACAGAAACCAATGGACATGGTGACACGGTAGCAAATGGTGTTGAGGACCAAGTGCCCGAACTGCCAGAATATCTGTACGCGGCGCTTAACCAGCTAGCCCCGAAGGAAGGTTTCACCGAGGGTAACTATTCGATCGCGCTGGATTTTGGTTCCAGCAAAGGCGATGGGTTCGTGGGGCAGATGTTCAAGGCCACCATCAGTGAGGGGAATAGAAGCGAAGTGTACTTGTGCAAAATACCGCCACTGGATGATGATCGTCGTGAGCAGTTCAGCTCGATGACCGCATTCGCTCGGGAGGTGCTGGTGTACGATCGCTTCATACCAACAATCTACGAGTATCAACGGCAGAAGGGTGTTCTTACCGAGGAGGAAGGTTTCTTCCATACGCCACGATGCTACTATGCGCATTGCGACGAAGTGGCACAAGAATCGGTCATCATTATGGAAGATCTTCGATTGCGTGACTTTCAACTGTGGAACAAGCATAAGATCATCGATTATGATCATGCGGCACTGTTTATGGAGCATCTGGGCCGGCTGCATGCGATATCGCTTGCAATGAAGCGCGATCGGCCGGAACAGTTCGAACAGTTTAAGCTACCGAACCCGTTCGATCCGATGCTGAAAGCGGATGGTCCCTTCCGTAATATGATCCTCTCACAGCTGCAAATGGTTATCGATGCATTGAACGAACAGGATACGGTCGAGCGGGCCAAGATGGAACAGTTGAAGGAGGAAGTGTTTGACGAGCTGTTACGATGTGGCACAGCGGAACTAGCCGAACCGTACGCGGTTGTTGGGCATGGCGATTGCTGGACCAACAATATGATGTTCCGATATGAG GATGGCAAAGTGCGGGACATTATCTTTTTCGACTGGCAGGTGATGCGATACGTTACCCCGGTACAGGACATTGTGTACTTCATCTTCTGCTGCACGGATGAGGAGTTTCGGCGCAAGTATTACCACGAGATGATTGACATCTACTATCGATCGTTATCGACGATGTTGGCAAAGTTGCAGCATGACGTTGGGGAGGTTTTTCCCCGTTCGGTTTTCGATGAGCAGTTGCGCGTGTTTGGTCGGTACGGTATACTGATGGGCATGTTCTTGGTGCCGATGATGTGTACCCGTAACGAGGAACTGCCCGACATTGAGGCGCTGGCCCACAAGATGGCAGAATCGCAGCAGTTGAATGAAAGTTTCTTCAAGACAACCGAATCGAATCAGGAAGCGTACGAAACACGGATCAGGGGAGTTGTGAAGGATTGCATACGgtttggatatttttga